The Manis javanica isolate MJ-LG chromosome 4, MJ_LKY, whole genome shotgun sequence genome contains a region encoding:
- the LOC118969741 gene encoding keratin, type I cytoskeletal 42 yields the protein MAATTTSIRQFSTSGSVKGLCMPGGSLSRVSSVRVGGACRAPSLLGVGSCGNMSVTSSRFTAGLGGGYGGGYTCNLGGGFGSSFGVADALLGGSEKETMQNLNDRLASYLDKVRALEEANADLEVKIHDWYKKQGPGPARDYSAYFKTIEDLRNKILAATIDNASLVLQIDNARLAADDFRTKYETELNLRMSVEADTNGLRRVLDELTLARADLEMQIENLKEELAYMKKNHEEEMNALRGQVGGDVSVEMDAAPGVDLSRILNEMRDQYEKMAEKNRKDAEDWFFSKTEELNREVATNTEALQSSRTEITELRRSVQNLEIELQSQLSMKSSLEGSLAETEARYGAQLAQLQGLISSIEQQLCELRCDMERQNHEYQVLLDVKTRLEQEIATYRRLLEGEDAHLATQYSSSLVSQPTREATVTSRQVRTIMEEVQDGKVVSSREQVHRSTH from the exons ATGgctgccaccaccaccagcatCCGCCAGTTCTCAACATCTGGCTCTGTCAAAGGCCTGTGTATGCCTGGCGGGAGTCTCTCTCGGGTGTCCTCAGTCCGTGTCGGGGGCGCCTGCCGAGCCCCCAGCCTTCTGGGAGTCGGCAGCTGTGGTAACATGTCAGTTACCTCATCCCGCTTCACAGCAGGCTTGGGGGGTGGCTATGGTGGGGGCTACACCTGCAACCTGGGCGGGGGCTTTGGCTCCAGCTTTGGCGTGGCAGACGCCCTGCTAGGGGGCAGCGAGAAGGAGACCATGCAGAACCTCAACGACCGCCTGGCCTCCTACCTGGACAAGGTGCGTGCCCTGGAGGAGGCCAACGCGGACTTGGAGGTGAAGATCCATGACTGGTACAAGAAGCAGGGCCCCGGGCCCGCCCGTGACTACAGCGCCTATTTCAAGACCATTGAGGATCTGAGGAATAAG ATCCTGGCGGCCACCATTGACAATGCCAGCTTGGTGCTGCAGATTGATAACGCGCGCCTGGCAGCTGATGACTTCCGCACCAA ATACGAGACGGAGCTGAACCTGCGCATGAGCGTGGAAGCTGACACCAATGGCCTGCGCAGGGTGCTGGACGAGCTGACCCTGGCCAGAGCCGACCTGGAGATGCAGATTGAGAACCTCAAGGAGGAGCTGGCCTACATGAAGAAGAACCATGAGGAG GAGATGAATGCCCTGCGAGGCCAGGTGGGTGGGGATGTCAGCGTGGAGATGGACGCAGCCCCCGGTGTGGACCTGAGCCGTATCCTGAACGAGATGCGCGACCAGTACGAGAAGATGGCCGAGAAGAATCGCAAGGATGCTGAGGACTGGTTCTTCAGCAAG ACGGAGGAGCTGAACAGGGAGGTGGCCACTAACACCGAGGCcctgcagagcagcaggaccgagATCACGGAGCTCCGCCGCTCCGTGCAGAACCTGGAGATTGAGCTGCAGTCCCAGCTCAGCATG AAATCATCACTGGAGGGCAGCCTGGCAGAGACTGAGGCGCGCTATGGGGCGCAGCTGGCCCAGCTGCAGGGGCTCATCAGCAGCATCGAGCAGCAGCTGTGTGAGCTGCGCTGCGATATGGAGCGCCAGAACCATGAGTACCAGGTGCTGCTGGACGTGAAGACGCGGCTGGAGCAGGAGATCGCCACCTACCGCCGCCTGCTGGAGGGCGAGGACGCCCA cctggccACCCAGTACTCCTCTTCCCTGGTCTCACAGCCTACCCGGGAAG CCACCGTGACCAGCCGCCAAGTGCGCACCATCATGGAGGAAGTCCAGGATGGCAAGGTGGTCTCCTCCCGGGAGCAGGTCCACCGCTCCACCCACTGA